Genomic window (Capricornis sumatraensis isolate serow.1 chromosome 1, serow.2, whole genome shotgun sequence):
cttttttgtacagtcttctgtgtattcttgccacctcttcttaatatcttctgtttctgttagattcataccatttctgtcctttattgagccgatatttccatgaaatgttccctttagaTATAGCTTACTTTTGAAAAACATTAGCAATAACATGTTGTCacttataataataaaacagatGAAACCCTTTGAGCAAACCCCTTCCAAAATACATTCCCTTCCTTCCCTAATGTCCTCTCTTTCAAGAGGTCCGTCCTGTCCCCAGTAGGGTACTCATCCTTCTCATGCTCACCTTTCTATGCACTGATCTATGTTGTATTTTAGGCAGAGTGGTGAATGTGTCCAGCCTTGTCAGTGTCAGCTCTCTAAAGAAATGCAGCCCTGAACTGCAGCAGAAGTTTCGAAGTGAGACCATCACGGAGGAGGAGCTGGTGGGGCTCATGAAGAAGTTTGTGGAAGACACAAAGAACGGGGTGCACAAGAAGGAGGGCTGGCCCGATACCGCATATGGAGTGACAAAAATCGGAGTCACGGTCCTGTCCAGAATCCACGCCAGGAAACTGAGTGAGCAGAGAGGAGGGGACAAGATCCTCCTGAATGCCTGCTGCCCAGGGTGGGTGAGAACCGACATGGCAGGACCCAAAGCCTCCAAAAGCCCAGAAGAAGGAGCAGAGACCCCCGTGTACTTGGCCCTTCTGCCCTTTGATGCCGAGGGGCCTCATGGAGAGTTTGTTTCTGAGAAAAAAGTTGTGCAGTGGTGAGCTCACTCACAGCTCCACCCATGGGTCTGTTTATATTGCTGTCCCAGATTCACCAAACATACACTGACAAAATTATCCCtctgcagaaaaaaagaaaaaggaatcaaaatcTCCAGATCAAGTTGTCACTGGGAGACGGCTGCTAATGTAATgagttttctgatttcttctgtgatcctAGGGGAGGAAAAGTGGGATGGatgacaaataataaaaataaatgattctttATAAATGTCCATTTGTGCAAACTCTTAAATGGTGAATCTGCTCCATTATTCGTAATAGCTGAAGCGAGTTTGGTGGACATGTGGGTGTCTAGTATTAGttccatttttctatttaaaatttttcaggacAAACATCTGGAACCAGagagtcctggctctgccccctTCCTGGATGACCTAGAGCCAAAATCCAACAGGATACTACTCCCTAACACAGGGAAacctgctcagtgttatgtggcagcctgggagggaggggagattGTAGAGAACCAATACATGAATACGTGTGGCTGAGTTCCTGTGCTGTCCCCCTGAAACTGTGGTGACAGCTGACAGCGTTGTCAATCagctatgaaagtgttagtcgcccagtccTGTCTAGCTCTTTGCGGTTCCATGGACAGCTGtctgcagttccatggactgtggcccactgggctcctctgtccatgggatttcgcaggcaagaatactggagtcagttgccattcatttctccaggggatcctcccaacctagggatcaaacctgggtctccccccactgcaggcagattctttactgtcccagccaccagggaatccctctcctccaatataaaataaaagtttaaagaaaaagcgCTAGGTCCTCTTTTTTGGCTCAGGGTACAGCACAAGGAAAGACGTGGAGCCTAGAGGGTGTTTAGTAACCTTATGGAACATTTGATCCCTCCTTAAGCAAGAGCAGAAGGCAGAGCCTCCTCCTTCTCAACTAGTCACCTCACTGGATCCTAGGACACAGTTCTTTGCCTTCTGGACTGTGACGGGCCTCCTCGTCCCACGCCGCGCCACCTTGTGGGTCTCCAGCCTTGTCAGCTCTACTCCAAAGGGCCCTGCACACCGGGCATGTCCTCCACCCGCTTGGCCCTGGTCACCGGGGCCATCAAGGGCCTCGGTTTTGCCATCGTGCAGTTGTTGGCAGTTCCCGGGGGACGTGGTGCTCACAGCATGGGACGAGGTGCTGGGTCAGACGGCTGTGCAGCAGCTACAGGCCAAGGGCCTGAGCCCCCGTTTCCACCAGCTGGACATCACTGACCTGCAGAGCATCCGCGCCCTGCGTGACTTCCTGCACAAGGAGTACGGGGGCCTCAATGTGCTGGTCAACAACATTGGAATCGCCTTCAAGAGTAAGTGTGTGGGATctggcggggtgtgtgtgtgggaggtggTTACAGCCACTGTGAGGGGAGccaggcggg
Coding sequences:
- the LOC138072978 gene encoding carbonyl reductase [NADPH] 1; its protein translation is MSSFNRVALVTGANKGIGFAIVRDLCRQFQGDVLLTARDEARGRAAVQQLQEEGLSPRFHQLDIDDRQSIRSVRDFLRQEYGGIDVLVNNAGIAFKTADTTPFHIQAEVTMKTNFFGTRDVCTELLPLIKPQGRVVNVSSLVSVSSLKKCSPELQQKFRSETITEEELVGLMKKFVEDTKNGVHKKEGWPDTAYGVTKIGVTVLSRIHARKLSEQRGGDKILLNACCPGWVRTDMAGPKASKSPEEGAETPVYLALLPFDAEGPHGEFVSEKKVVQW